The Deltaproteobacteria bacterium region CCGAGATGAACCAGGACGACGCGGCCATCAAGGCGTACCGGCACGCGCTGCAGCTGGATCCCATGGATCCGAACGCGCGGCACAACCTCGAGCTCGCGCTCCTGCACAAGAACCGCCCCAAGAACGACCAGCACAAGAACAGCCCCGACGGCGGCCCGGACAAGGGCGACGGCGGCCAGCCCGATGCGGGCGATGGCGGCGCGGGCGACGGCGGCATGGACGGCGGCGCCGACGGCGGTGGCCAGCCCGACGGCGGCGCGGACGGCGGCGGCCCGAGCGATGGCGGCGGCGGTCAGGACGGCGGCGGCGATGGCGGCGCGGGCGACGGCGGCCAGCAGCAGAAGGGCGACGGCGGTCAGGGCGATGGCGGCCAGGGCGACGGCGGTCAGCCCCGCGACGGCGGCACCGGCGACGGCGGCCACAGCGACGACAACCAGGGCAAGGGCGCCGAGGACGGCGGCCCCGGCGACGGCGGCCAGCCCAACCCCGAGGAGATGGCCGAGCACGGCGGCCGCGACGGCGGCGGCGAGGACGAGAAGCGCAAGCCCATCAGCCAGCAGGAGGCCGAACGCCTGCTCGACTCCATGCGGCGCAATGAGAAGTTCTTTCCGATGAAGTACAAGCCGCGCGGGCCGAAGAGGAACAAGAATGTCGACAAGGACTGGTAGCGCTCAGCGCCCGCGAGTTGCCTCGCGCCGGCTGGCTCCGGCGCTGCTGGGGTTGTGCGCCTTGTTGATCGCCTCGCCCGCCCACGCGCA contains the following coding sequences:
- a CDS encoding tetratricopeptide repeat protein, coding for MSRSSTISRAVKTTFVAVCTIALLPGNAWAFGLLEKADPTVEKGNDLYNAGKYDEALQAYEEAAKEKPESAAIQFDRGNALYKLGKREEAKDAYERALAGSPKDLRARDYYNLGNALSEMNQDDAAIKAYRHALQLDPMDPNARHNLELALLHKNRPKNDQHKNSPDGGPDKGDGGQPDAGDGGAGDGGMDGGADGGGQPDGGADGGGPSDGGGGQDGGGDGGAGDGGQQQKGDGGQGDGGQGDGGQPRDGGTGDGGHSDDNQGKGAEDGGPGDGGQPNPEEMAEHGGRDGGGEDEKRKPISQQEAERLLDSMRRNEKFFPMKYKPRGPKRNKNVDKDW